The proteins below come from a single Chitinophaga pinensis DSM 2588 genomic window:
- a CDS encoding formylglycine-generating enzyme family protein, which produces MKNRLLALSLGSMLAGPVFGQETASQPFAAYEEKLPGTTFSFKMVPIPAGEVMLGSPTGEKGRTADEGPQKKVKVNAFWMSAFEVTFEQYDVYSDPEKDKTPIPDGMTRPSPPYIDLTLGMGKVGGFPANSMSQYGALMYCKWLYAKTGVFYRLPTEAEWEYACRAGATTAYPFGNDAAKLKEYAWYAGNSDNKYHKVGELKPNAWGLYDMLGNVAEWTLDQYDEQYLQHAEENNPWIRPTSKTPRTIKGGNYRDEPVALRSASRLKSDPAWNRRDPQIPKSFWWNADAPFIGFRVVRPAQQPTKEEAARFFEEVVDQYKGSR; this is translated from the coding sequence ATGAAAAACAGACTATTGGCGTTGTCGCTGGGATCAATGCTTGCTGGTCCGGTGTTCGGACAGGAGACCGCCTCTCAGCCATTTGCTGCTTACGAAGAAAAACTGCCAGGAACTACATTCTCTTTTAAAATGGTGCCTATTCCCGCAGGAGAAGTAATGCTCGGAAGTCCCACGGGCGAAAAGGGCAGAACTGCCGACGAAGGACCACAAAAAAAGGTGAAAGTCAATGCATTCTGGATGAGTGCATTTGAGGTTACCTTTGAGCAGTATGACGTTTATTCCGATCCGGAAAAAGACAAAACACCTATTCCGGATGGGATGACCAGACCGAGTCCTCCATACATCGACCTGACCCTTGGGATGGGTAAAGTAGGCGGCTTTCCTGCTAACAGTATGAGCCAGTATGGCGCATTAATGTACTGTAAATGGCTCTATGCAAAAACCGGCGTATTTTACCGGCTGCCGACAGAAGCAGAATGGGAGTATGCCTGCAGGGCAGGTGCAACAACCGCTTATCCTTTTGGCAATGATGCTGCGAAACTGAAAGAGTATGCCTGGTATGCCGGTAACAGCGATAACAAGTATCATAAAGTGGGAGAACTAAAACCTAACGCCTGGGGCTTGTATGATATGCTGGGTAACGTGGCAGAATGGACCCTGGATCAGTATGATGAGCAGTATCTGCAACATGCAGAAGAGAACAATCCCTGGATCAGGCCAACATCCAAAACACCCCGGACGATCAAAGGCGGTAACTATCGCGATGAACCGGTGGCTTTACGCAGTGCCAGCAGATTGAAATCAGATCCGGCCTGGAACCGCAGAGACCCACAGATACCGAAAAGTTTCTGGTGGAATGCAGATGCGCCGTTTATCGGATTCCGCGTAGTGCGTCCGGCGCAGCAACCGACAAAGGAAGAAGCAGCGCGTTTTTTTGAAGAGGTCGTAGATCAGTACAAAGGATCAAGATAA
- a CDS encoding Gfo/Idh/MocA family protein: MQQEELNQFHGKSRRDFVKESSLLAGGLLTMPMLSQANFFSGADNVIKIALIGCGGRGTGAAVQALSTKQNVQLVAMADAFAERLNNSYNDIKGEVGDTPGKLNVKEENKFIGFDAYKKAIALADVVILATPPGFRPIHFEEAVKQGKHIFMEKPVATDPAGIKRVLEAAEVAKSKKLNVVVGLQRRYQTSYRELYKRFQDGIIGDILSMQVWWNQGALWVRPRKPEYTEMEYQMRNWYYFNWLCGDHIVEQHIHNIDVGNWFMNDYPVTAVGMGGRSVRTGKEFGEIYDHHYVEYRYGNGVVMNSQCRHWKDADSRVDEEIVGTKGRMLMDKAVIKDHKGKVLYQFDKKQENQPYQAEHDELFAAIAKGEYKFHDAERAAKTTLTAIIGRLATYSGQTIAFDKALNSGLNLQPATYAFDAAPPIVPDADGNYAYAHPGITRYFS, encoded by the coding sequence ATGCAACAGGAAGAACTGAATCAATTCCACGGAAAGTCCCGCAGGGACTTTGTAAAAGAGTCTTCATTACTGGCTGGCGGTTTACTGACCATGCCGATGCTGTCTCAGGCCAATTTCTTTTCAGGAGCAGACAATGTTATTAAAATAGCGCTGATCGGATGCGGTGGGCGTGGTACCGGCGCCGCTGTACAGGCGTTGAGTACTAAACAGAACGTTCAGCTGGTAGCAATGGCCGATGCTTTTGCTGAGCGACTGAATAACAGCTACAATGACATTAAAGGAGAAGTAGGCGATACGCCAGGAAAACTGAATGTAAAAGAGGAGAACAAGTTTATCGGTTTTGATGCCTATAAGAAAGCGATCGCACTGGCAGATGTAGTTATCCTTGCTACACCTCCGGGTTTCCGTCCGATCCATTTTGAAGAGGCGGTAAAACAGGGTAAGCACATTTTCATGGAAAAACCTGTAGCGACCGATCCTGCTGGTATTAAAAGAGTGCTGGAAGCTGCCGAAGTAGCAAAAAGCAAGAAACTGAATGTTGTAGTGGGCTTACAACGCCGTTACCAGACCTCTTATCGTGAATTGTACAAACGTTTCCAGGATGGTATCATCGGTGATATTTTGTCTATGCAGGTATGGTGGAATCAGGGTGCTTTATGGGTAAGACCCCGCAAACCTGAGTATACCGAAATGGAGTACCAGATGCGTAACTGGTATTACTTCAACTGGTTATGTGGTGATCATATCGTAGAACAGCATATTCACAATATTGACGTCGGTAACTGGTTCATGAACGATTATCCGGTAACTGCCGTAGGTATGGGCGGACGCTCTGTACGTACCGGTAAAGAATTCGGAGAGATCTATGATCACCATTACGTAGAATACCGTTATGGTAATGGCGTGGTGATGAACAGCCAATGCCGTCACTGGAAAGATGCAGACAGCCGGGTAGATGAGGAAATCGTCGGTACAAAAGGGCGTATGCTGATGGATAAAGCCGTGATCAAAGATCATAAAGGCAAAGTGCTGTACCAGTTTGATAAGAAGCAGGAAAATCAGCCTTATCAGGCAGAACATGATGAGCTGTTTGCTGCTATCGCAAAAGGGGAGTATAAATTCCATGACGCAGAAAGAGCGGCTAAAACAACCCTTACGGCTATTATCGGGCGACTGGCCACTTATTCCGGACAGACCATCGCTTTTGATAAAGCACTGAATTCAGGGCTGAATCTGCAACCTGCTACCTATGCGTTTGATGCTGCGCCACCGATCGTACCAGATGCAGATGGCAATTACGCTTATGCACATCCAGGTATCACTAGATATTTCAGCTGA
- a CDS encoding D-alanyl-D-alanine carboxypeptidase/D-alanyl-D-alanine-endopeptidase — MRSFRIVLSACLLLSFIKPVAAQYGPIRKWAEEELLTSAPLKQAHTGISIYEPATGKYWYNYQEDHYFTPASNTKIFTLYTGLRLLGDSLPALRYFRTDSALYVKGMADPAFLHPDYNVQPAWQLLQQASQPIVLVPAAIENKRFGSGWAWSDYADYYQPELNEWPVYGNVARVRHHGDSTLIWPRMFNDTVHFSVHRNDKLEELLTERDERINRFSVTYNGNDKSVQEGEIPFITGGSDDLVYRLQDTLHKPITIAAAGNRPAPASFSLLRGIPVDTLFQPMMHRSDNFFAEQTLMMCSALLWDTISTARTIAFMQKSYLANLPDTPKWVDGSGLSRYNLFTPRDFVSVLSDMYKSYPSQRLYALFPTGGKGTLKNYYKQQFVHAKTGTLSGCVALSGYLVTKKNKTLVFSVLVNNHNNSATAVRRTVERFLTQIWEQY, encoded by the coding sequence ATGAGATCATTCAGGATTGTTTTATCAGCTTGTCTGTTACTATCATTTATTAAGCCGGTTGCCGCCCAGTACGGTCCGATTAGAAAATGGGCGGAAGAAGAGTTGCTGACAAGTGCGCCGCTGAAACAGGCGCATACTGGTATCAGCATTTACGAACCTGCTACTGGTAAATACTGGTATAACTATCAGGAAGATCATTATTTCACACCAGCATCCAATACTAAGATCTTTACCCTGTATACCGGCTTACGCCTGCTGGGTGATTCATTACCAGCCTTGCGCTATTTCCGTACTGATTCTGCTTTGTATGTGAAGGGAATGGCAGATCCTGCGTTTCTGCATCCGGATTATAATGTGCAACCCGCCTGGCAGTTATTACAGCAGGCCAGTCAGCCGATTGTACTGGTACCGGCGGCGATAGAAAATAAACGTTTTGGGAGTGGCTGGGCATGGAGTGATTATGCCGACTACTATCAACCTGAATTAAACGAATGGCCGGTATATGGTAACGTCGCCCGGGTGCGTCATCATGGTGATAGTACCCTTATATGGCCCCGGATGTTCAACGATACGGTACATTTTTCCGTTCATCGGAATGATAAACTGGAGGAGTTGCTGACGGAAAGAGACGAGCGTATTAACCGGTTCTCCGTAACATACAATGGTAATGATAAAAGTGTGCAGGAAGGAGAGATCCCGTTTATTACGGGGGGAAGTGATGATCTGGTATACCGGTTACAGGACACTTTACATAAACCAATCACGATTGCTGCAGCAGGCAACCGACCTGCGCCTGCCTCATTCTCTTTGCTGAGAGGTATTCCGGTGGATACCCTGTTTCAACCAATGATGCATCGTAGTGATAACTTTTTTGCAGAACAGACGCTCATGATGTGTTCCGCTTTATTGTGGGATACGATCAGTACCGCACGTACGATTGCATTTATGCAAAAGAGTTACCTGGCAAATCTGCCGGATACGCCGAAGTGGGTAGATGGCTCCGGCTTATCCCGTTATAACCTTTTTACACCAAGAGATTTTGTCAGTGTGTTGTCTGACATGTATAAGAGCTATCCTTCACAACGATTATACGCCCTGTTTCCGACAGGCGGAAAAGGCACACTGAAGAACTATTATAAACAGCAGTTTGTGCATGCTAAGACAGGTACCTTGTCCGGATGCGTCGCATTGAGCGGCTACCTGGTTACTAAAAAGAATAAGACCTTGGTATTCAGTGTATTGGTGAATAACCATAACAACAGTGCTACCGCTGTAAGACGAACGGTAGAGCGTTTCCTCACCCAGATATGGGAACAGTACTAA